The Mucilaginibacter mallensis genome has a segment encoding these proteins:
- a CDS encoding nucleotide sugar dehydrogenase → MPSTIIQKDLGEVKIAIIGLGYVGLPLAVEFAKKHAVVGFDTGKRRITELNSGFDRTLSADGASLKEVVKVDGATCGLHFTDKIEDTSDCNFYIVTVPTPVDKINRPDLTHLYKASETVGKVLKKGDIVIYESTVYPGATEEECVPILEKVSGLKFNVDFFAGYSPERINPGDKEHTLTKVLKITSGSTPEVADKVDQLYNTIIVAGTHKATSIKVAEAAKVIENAQRDINIAFVNELAKIFNRLNIDTDEVLQAAGTKWNFLKYKPGLVGGHCIGVDPYYLARKAQQVGYHPEIILAGRRLNDGMGEYVAHEVVKLMIKKDIEVKGSDVLVMGVTFKENCLDVRNTKVIDIVNTLKEYDINITIFDPLADPHDLNHEYGWTSVKELNKKDCYDALIIAVAHDEFKSLDLTKLCKENKVIYDVKGMLPKNEVDGRL, encoded by the coding sequence ATGCCATCAACCATTATACAAAAGGATTTAGGGGAAGTAAAAATTGCAATAATAGGTCTTGGCTATGTAGGTTTACCCTTAGCGGTTGAGTTTGCCAAAAAACATGCGGTTGTTGGTTTTGATACCGGCAAGCGCAGGATAACAGAATTAAATAGTGGTTTTGACCGTACCTTGTCAGCCGATGGTGCATCTCTAAAAGAGGTTGTAAAGGTGGACGGTGCAACCTGTGGCCTGCATTTTACCGACAAGATTGAGGATACCAGCGACTGCAATTTCTATATAGTTACCGTGCCCACACCGGTTGATAAAATTAACCGCCCCGATTTAACACATTTATACAAAGCCAGCGAAACCGTTGGTAAAGTTTTGAAAAAGGGTGATATCGTTATCTATGAATCTACCGTATATCCCGGTGCTACTGAGGAAGAATGTGTGCCAATATTGGAAAAGGTATCGGGCTTAAAATTTAACGTTGATTTTTTCGCGGGATATTCACCGGAGCGTATTAATCCAGGTGATAAAGAGCATACACTCACTAAGGTACTGAAGATCACCTCCGGTTCAACTCCCGAAGTTGCTGATAAGGTTGACCAGTTGTATAATACGATCATTGTAGCCGGTACGCACAAGGCAACATCCATAAAAGTAGCCGAAGCTGCCAAGGTTATTGAAAATGCCCAGCGCGATATCAACATTGCTTTTGTGAACGAGCTTGCAAAAATATTCAACCGTTTAAATATCGATACCGATGAAGTGCTACAAGCCGCAGGCACCAAATGGAACTTCCTGAAGTATAAACCCGGGCTGGTTGGCGGCCATTGCATAGGCGTTGATCCATATTATTTAGCCCGTAAGGCACAGCAGGTAGGCTATCACCCCGAGATCATATTGGCTGGTCGCAGATTAAACGATGGCATGGGCGAATACGTAGCGCATGAGGTAGTTAAGCTGATGATAAAAAAAGACATCGAAGTCAAGGGATCTGATGTGCTGGTAATGGGCGTTACCTTTAAGGAGAACTGCCTGGATGTGCGTAACACCAAGGTTATTGATATTGTAAATACTTTAAAGGAGTACGATATCAATATTACCATTTTTGATCCACTGGCCGATCCGCACGACCTGAACCATGAATACGGCTGGACATCGGTAAAAGAGTTAAATAAAAAAGATTGCTATGACGCGCTCATCATCGCGGTAGCGCATGACGAATTTAAAAGCCTTGACCTTACTAAACTTTGCAAGGAAAACAAAGTAATATACGATGTAAAAGGTATGCTACCGAAAAATGAGGTGGATGGACGGCTGTAG
- a CDS encoding OmpH family outer membrane protein has protein sequence MKKASIITKCTLGLLIAGSITACNQNKPASTTAATPATASADSKETIVFINSDSLSAKYAYVKDMDKRLSDKGNAAKSDIQSKGEAFQREVAEYQKSAATLPADQRQTTEQRLQREQQQLQGYQQNAQAELQNVQTAEMTKLYDKIAEFTKAYAKEKGYKLVLTYSKNNTNMLYGDPSLDVTADVVKRLNDAYTKDSSSK, from the coding sequence ATGAAAAAAGCTTCTATTATTACAAAATGCACACTGGGCCTGTTAATTGCCGGAAGTATAACTGCATGTAATCAAAACAAACCGGCAAGCACAACTGCTGCTACACCAGCGACAGCATCTGCCGACAGCAAAGAAACTATCGTATTTATCAACTCTGATTCATTATCCGCAAAATACGCTTATGTTAAGGATATGGATAAACGCCTTAGCGATAAAGGTAATGCCGCAAAAAGCGATATCCAATCAAAAGGGGAAGCTTTTCAGCGTGAGGTAGCTGAATACCAAAAATCTGCTGCTACGTTGCCTGCCGATCAGCGCCAGACAACCGAGCAACGTTTACAACGCGAGCAACAACAATTACAGGGCTACCAGCAAAACGCTCAGGCTGAACTTCAGAACGTTCAAACTGCTGAGATGACCAAACTATATGATAAAATTGCTGAATTTACTAAAGCATATGCTAAAGAAAAAGGCTACAAACTGGTGTTAACTTACTCAAAAAATAACACCAACATGCTATATGGCGATCCAAGTTTAGATGTTACCGCTGATGTGGTAAAAAGGCTGAATGATGCTTACACTAAAGATAGCAGCAGCAAATAA
- a CDS encoding UbiD family decarboxylase, translated as MGYPSLQACVADLEKNDRLIRIKEEVDPYLQMAAIHLRVFEHQGPAILFENVKGSKFPAVSNLFGTLDRSHFIFRDTLDKIKTLVDLKSDPIRAIKHPFKYANVALTALSALPMKTGKNVPVNFGRTHISELPQIVNWPDDGGPFVTMPQVYTEDADKPGIMNANLGMYRIQMAGNDYITDQEIGLHYQLHRGIGVHQTKANAKGQPLKVSIFVGGPPSHPVAAVMPLPEGLSEMTFAGALGNRRFRYFYDSEGFCISADADFVITGTVMPHENKMEGPFGDHLGYYSLKHPFPLLKVHNIYHRKDAIWSFTVVGRPPQEDTSFGALIHEITGSAIPKEIPGLHAVNAVDAAGVHPLLFAIGSERYTPYIKERKPQEILTIANHILGKSQLSLAKFLFIAAKEDDPSLNVNDIGGFLKHILQRIDLTRDLHFYTKTTIDTLDYSGSGLNSGSKVAVTVAGDIKRELWTEIPANFSMPRPFNNYKMVMPGVLAVEIPKHISSEDIGDMISILDNHFADTDLNGLPLMVFCDDAAFTAQNLDNFVWVTFTRSNPSHDMYGVHSFTEHKHWGCKGPLIIDARIKPHHAPVLEKDAAVEKLVDKMGEKGGSLYGVI; from the coding sequence ATGGGTTACCCGAGTTTACAAGCCTGTGTTGCCGATCTTGAAAAAAACGATCGTTTAATACGTATTAAGGAGGAGGTTGACCCATATTTGCAAATGGCAGCCATACACCTGCGTGTGTTCGAACACCAGGGCCCGGCCATACTTTTCGAAAATGTAAAAGGCAGCAAATTTCCCGCGGTATCAAACCTGTTCGGCACGCTCGATCGTTCCCACTTTATTTTCAGGGATACGCTGGATAAGATCAAAACACTGGTCGACTTGAAATCAGACCCCATTCGTGCTATAAAACATCCATTTAAATATGCTAACGTAGCGCTCACTGCTTTATCGGCCCTGCCCATGAAAACGGGCAAAAATGTACCGGTAAACTTTGGCCGTACCCACATTAGCGAATTACCCCAGATAGTGAACTGGCCCGATGATGGCGGTCCATTCGTTACCATGCCGCAGGTATATACCGAGGATGCCGATAAACCCGGTATAATGAATGCCAACCTGGGCATGTACCGCATACAAATGGCAGGCAATGATTACATAACCGACCAGGAAATTGGCCTGCATTATCAGTTACACAGGGGCATTGGCGTACATCAAACCAAAGCAAATGCTAAAGGGCAACCTTTAAAAGTAAGCATATTTGTAGGCGGCCCGCCGTCGCACCCGGTAGCCGCGGTAATGCCGCTGCCAGAGGGATTATCAGAAATGACCTTTGCGGGTGCATTAGGAAACCGCCGTTTCAGATATTTTTATGATAGTGAGGGTTTCTGTATTTCGGCAGATGCTGATTTTGTGATCACAGGCACAGTAATGCCGCATGAAAATAAAATGGAAGGCCCTTTTGGAGATCACCTGGGCTATTATAGTTTAAAACATCCTTTCCCATTGTTGAAAGTGCATAACATTTACCATCGTAAGGATGCCATATGGAGTTTCACCGTAGTGGGTAGGCCGCCTCAGGAGGATACCAGCTTTGGTGCTTTGATTCACGAAATAACCGGCTCTGCCATACCAAAAGAAATACCAGGCCTGCATGCTGTAAATGCGGTTGACGCGGCAGGTGTGCACCCCTTGCTTTTTGCCATCGGCAGCGAGCGTTATACGCCATACATTAAGGAGCGTAAGCCACAAGAGATATTAACTATTGCCAATCATATATTAGGGAAAAGCCAGCTGAGTTTAGCTAAGTTCCTGTTTATAGCTGCAAAGGAGGATGATCCGTCATTAAACGTGAATGATATCGGCGGATTTTTAAAGCATATATTACAACGGATAGATCTCACAAGAGATCTGCATTTCTATACCAAAACTACCATTGATACATTGGACTACAGCGGCAGTGGGTTAAACTCAGGCAGTAAGGTAGCTGTAACTGTTGCCGGCGATATCAAAAGAGAATTGTGGACAGAGATCCCTGCAAACTTTAGCATGCCACGACCGTTTAATAATTATAAAATGGTAATGCCGGGCGTACTGGCAGTAGAAATTCCAAAACATATCAGTAGTGAAGATATCGGCGATATGATAAGTATATTGGACAATCATTTTGCGGATACTGACCTTAATGGATTACCATTAATGGTATTTTGCGATGATGCCGCCTTTACCGCGCAAAACCTGGATAATTTTGTATGGGTAACATTTACGCGTAGCAATCCATCACACGATATGTATGGCGTGCATAGCTTTACCGAGCATAAACACTGGGGCTGCAAAGGTCCGCTGATTATTGATGCGCGGATAAAACCACACCATGCACCGGTTTTGGAGAAAGACGCAGCGGTTGAGAAACTAGTGGATAAGATGGGGGAGAAAGGCGGGAGTTTGTATGGGGTTATATGA
- the rfbA gene encoding glucose-1-phosphate thymidylyltransferase RfbA, which produces MKGIILAGGSGTRLYPITKAISKQLMPIYDKPMIYYPLSVLMLAGIKDVLIITTPEDQDGFIRLLGDGAELGCNFQFAVQEKPNGLAQAFVIGADFIGDDKAALVLGDNIFYGSGFSKLIQSFNDVTGAAIFAYPVADPERYGVVEFDKDFKALSLEEKPSAPKSNYAVPGLYFYDNSVIEIAKNIAPSPRGEYEITDVNKVYLENGTLQVGLMDRGMAWLDTGTFDSLSDASEFVRVIEKRQDTKIGCIEEVAYRMGFIDRDTLMVLAEKYVKSGYGKYLKNLPVV; this is translated from the coding sequence CCGTCTTTACCCCATCACAAAAGCTATCAGCAAACAATTAATGCCGATATATGATAAGCCCATGATCTATTATCCATTATCAGTACTAATGCTGGCGGGGATAAAAGATGTGCTTATTATTACTACTCCCGAAGATCAGGATGGTTTTATACGCCTGTTGGGTGATGGCGCTGAGCTGGGTTGTAACTTTCAATTCGCGGTGCAGGAAAAACCAAACGGACTAGCTCAGGCATTCGTGATCGGCGCTGATTTCATCGGTGATGACAAAGCAGCGCTTGTTTTGGGTGATAATATTTTCTATGGATCAGGTTTTAGCAAACTGATACAGAGCTTTAACGATGTAACTGGTGCCGCTATTTTTGCTTACCCTGTTGCCGACCCAGAACGTTATGGTGTGGTTGAGTTTGATAAAGATTTTAAAGCATTATCATTGGAGGAAAAACCGTCGGCACCTAAATCGAATTATGCTGTACCCGGTTTATATTTTTATGATAATTCAGTAATTGAGATAGCTAAAAATATAGCTCCATCGCCACGCGGTGAATATGAGATAACTGATGTTAACAAGGTTTATCTTGAAAATGGCACACTGCAGGTAGGTTTAATGGATAGGGGCATGGCATGGCTGGATACAGGCACTTTTGATTCATTAAGCGATGCATCGGAATTTGTACGCGTGATCGAGAAACGCCAGGATACAAAAATTGGCTGTATTGAAGAAGTAGCCTATCGTATGGGCTTTATTGACCGCGATACTTTGATGGTACTTGCTGAAAAATATGTTAAAAGCGGTTACGGGAAATACTTAAAAAATCTGCCTGTAGTATAA
- the gyrB gene encoding DNA topoisomerase (ATP-hydrolyzing) subunit B, with protein MSEENQDKSNYTADNIQVLEGLEAVRKRPSMYIGDTGVKGLHHLVYEVVDNSIDEALAGHCDTIHVVIQKDNSIAVSDNGRGIPTGITTKEQVSALQIVMTVLHAGGKFDKDTYKVSGGLHGVGVSCVNALSTHLTALVYREGKVWTQEYEKGKPLFDVKTIGETDKRGTTIIFHPDPEIFTLTTEYKYDTLAARLRELAYLNKGIRLTLKDERNPNEDGSFITEEFYSEGGLREFVKFLDGTRAAILPEPIYVDGIKQGIPVELALQYNDTYSENVHSYVNNINTIEGGTHVAGFRRGLTRTLKAYADKEGLLKNMKIEITGDDFREGLTAVISVKVAEPQFEGQTKTKLGNNEVMGAVDMAVGEILGNYLEENPREAKMIVNKVILAATARAAARKAREMVQRKSVMGGSGLPGKLADCANSDPALCELYLVEGDSAGGTAKQGRNRDYQAILPLRGKILNVEKAMEHKIYENEEIKNMFTGLGVSIGTPEDAKALNFSKLRYHKVIIMTDADVDGSHITTLILTFFFRYMKALVENGYVYIASPPLYQVKKGKEFEYCWNDEQRDVAIQRLKGGGKEDSVHVQRYKGLGEMNAEQLWDTTMNPATRTLKQASIENAAECDHTFSMLMGDEVAPRREFIERNAKYAKIDV; from the coding sequence ATGAGCGAAGAAAATCAGGACAAATCAAATTACACAGCAGATAATATACAGGTTTTAGAAGGTTTGGAAGCGGTGCGTAAGCGCCCATCCATGTACATTGGCGATACAGGTGTAAAAGGCTTACATCACCTGGTTTACGAGGTTGTTGATAACTCTATAGATGAGGCTTTGGCCGGCCATTGTGATACCATTCATGTGGTTATTCAAAAAGATAATTCAATTGCTGTTTCAGATAATGGTCGTGGTATCCCAACAGGTATTACTACTAAGGAGCAGGTTTCGGCATTGCAAATTGTAATGACCGTATTACACGCCGGTGGTAAGTTTGATAAGGACACTTACAAAGTATCGGGCGGTTTGCACGGTGTGGGTGTAAGTTGCGTTAACGCCCTGTCGACCCATTTAACCGCGCTGGTTTACCGCGAGGGCAAGGTGTGGACACAGGAATATGAAAAAGGTAAGCCCTTGTTTGATGTAAAAACTATTGGCGAAACCGATAAAAGGGGTACAACAATTATTTTCCACCCCGATCCGGAAATATTTACTTTAACTACAGAGTATAAATACGATACGCTTGCCGCGCGTTTACGCGAACTGGCTTATTTAAATAAAGGTATCCGCCTTACTTTAAAGGATGAGCGCAACCCTAATGAAGATGGCTCATTTATTACCGAAGAGTTTTACTCAGAAGGTGGTTTACGTGAATTTGTTAAGTTTCTTGATGGTACACGTGCAGCTATATTGCCAGAGCCTATTTATGTTGATGGTATAAAACAAGGTATCCCGGTTGAGCTTGCGCTGCAGTACAATGATACTTATTCAGAAAACGTACACTCGTACGTAAACAACATCAATACTATTGAGGGTGGTACACACGTTGCAGGTTTCCGTAGGGGTCTAACCCGTACTTTAAAGGCTTATGCTGATAAAGAGGGTTTGTTAAAGAATATGAAGATTGAGATCACAGGTGATGACTTCCGCGAGGGGCTAACCGCGGTGATCTCGGTAAAAGTTGCCGAACCTCAGTTTGAGGGGCAAACCAAAACGAAATTGGGTAACAATGAGGTGATGGGCGCCGTGGATATGGCAGTGGGTGAAATTTTAGGTAATTACCTTGAAGAGAACCCCCGCGAAGCAAAAATGATAGTGAACAAGGTAATACTTGCCGCTACCGCCCGCGCTGCTGCCCGCAAAGCCCGCGAAATGGTACAGCGCAAAAGCGTTATGGGAGGTTCAGGCCTGCCGGGTAAACTGGCCGATTGTGCGAACAGCGACCCCGCTTTATGTGAGCTATACCTTGTCGAAGGTGACTCGGCGGGTGGTACCGCCAAACAGGGTCGTAACCGCGATTACCAGGCCATTTTACCATTACGTGGTAAGATCCTGAACGTGGAAAAAGCCATGGAGCACAAGATCTACGAAAACGAGGAAATAAAAAATATGTTCACTGGTTTAGGGGTGAGCATAGGTACGCCAGAGGATGCTAAGGCTCTTAACTTTAGCAAGCTGCGTTACCACAAGGTTATCATCATGACGGATGCTGACGTGGATGGATCGCACATTACAACACTGATCCTGACATTCTTCTTCCGTTATATGAAGGCGCTGGTTGAGAACGGATATGTTTACATAGCATCGCCACCACTATACCAGGTTAAAAAAGGTAAAGAGTTTGAATATTGCTGGAACGATGAGCAGCGCGATGTTGCCATACAACGCTTAAAAGGTGGTGGTAAGGAAGATAGCGTACACGTACAGCGTTACAAAGGTTTGGGTGAGATGAATGCAGAACAGTTATGGGATACTACCATGAACCCTGCAACGCGTACCCTAAAACAAGCCAGTATTGAGAACGCTGCCGAATGTGATCACACCTTTAGCATGCTAATGGGTGATGAAGTAGCACCACGCCGCGAGTTTATTGAACGCAATGCTAAATACGCTAAGATTGATGTTTAA
- a CDS encoding RNA-binding S4 domain-containing protein: MAEKEKLRIDKYLWAIRAFKTRTLASDACKSGRVKLGGNNIKPSHEVKIGEIYQVSKGIERKVIKVTGLLENRVDAKTAVYFYEDITPVEQTMAFKSMFQAPLLKRDRGTGRPTKKDRREIDDLKDDFFTTEDKTEDKE, encoded by the coding sequence ATGGCTGAAAAAGAGAAATTAAGAATTGATAAATACCTGTGGGCCATACGGGCTTTTAAAACGCGTACACTGGCTTCTGATGCCTGCAAATCGGGCAGGGTTAAGCTGGGTGGTAATAACATTAAACCATCGCACGAAGTGAAAATAGGGGAGATATACCAGGTATCAAAAGGGATTGAACGCAAGGTGATAAAAGTTACCGGTTTGCTGGAGAATAGGGTGGATGCCAAAACCGCGGTTTATTTTTATGAAGATATCACACCTGTTGAGCAAACCATGGCATTTAAATCTATGTTCCAGGCGCCTTTGTTAAAACGCGACAGGGGTACAGGCCGGCCTACTAAAAAAGACAGGCGTGAGATTGATGACCTAAAGGATGACTTTTTCACTACTGAGGATAAAACAGAAGACAAGGAATAA